Proteins encoded within one genomic window of Variovorax sp. OAS795:
- a CDS encoding SDR family NAD(P)-dependent oxidoreductase yields the protein MTMPLMRPPRKNPVLRTRQMNLPPGARGRVALGLTAAAAEGRFELQACDNCGTVQYPPREVCHKCLSAALRWRRQSGEGELLGSTTLHHSNDLFFRERLPWRLGLVHLDAGPTLMVHLHGEVGNAPQRVRVGARLDRAGQAVLIGFPNEGSAHMADDKMLREMTSDPKFRKALVTDGKTEVGQALVRALVKAGADIVWVGHAEPWKKLGDGLDDISALPQVTLVPLDLTNGRQVTELAGSISGKVDIVINNAEVHRTFGIGSRRGTDVAKAEMDINYFGLLRLAQEFGPALKGRSADGATGATAWVNLLSIYALSNFPPHGTFSASKAAAHSLAQCLRAEMRPAGIRVINVFPGPIDDEWNQHTPPPKLAPTALANAIVKALRDGVEDVYPGDVAQEWLERWRENPKVLERELAAGG from the coding sequence ATGACCATGCCCCTGATGCGCCCCCCGCGCAAGAACCCGGTGCTGCGCACCCGGCAGATGAACCTGCCGCCCGGCGCGCGTGGACGCGTGGCGCTGGGCCTCACGGCCGCTGCCGCCGAAGGCCGCTTCGAGCTGCAGGCCTGCGACAACTGCGGCACCGTGCAGTACCCGCCGCGCGAGGTCTGCCACAAGTGCCTCTCCGCCGCATTGCGCTGGCGCCGGCAGAGCGGCGAGGGCGAGCTGCTGGGCAGCACCACGCTGCACCACAGCAACGACCTGTTCTTTCGCGAGCGGCTGCCCTGGCGCCTGGGACTGGTGCACCTGGATGCCGGGCCCACGCTCATGGTCCACCTGCATGGCGAGGTCGGCAATGCACCGCAGCGCGTGCGCGTCGGTGCCCGGCTCGACCGTGCGGGGCAGGCCGTCCTCATTGGTTTTCCGAACGAAGGGAGTGCCCATATGGCCGACGACAAGATGCTCCGTGAAATGACCAGCGACCCCAAGTTCCGCAAGGCGCTGGTGACCGACGGCAAGACCGAAGTGGGCCAGGCCCTGGTGCGTGCGCTGGTGAAGGCCGGCGCCGACATCGTCTGGGTCGGCCACGCCGAGCCCTGGAAGAAGCTCGGCGACGGGCTGGACGACATCTCGGCGCTGCCGCAGGTCACGCTGGTGCCGCTCGACCTGACCAATGGCCGCCAGGTGACCGAGCTGGCGGGCTCCATCAGTGGCAAGGTCGACATCGTGATCAACAACGCCGAGGTGCACCGCACCTTCGGCATCGGTTCGCGCCGCGGCACCGACGTGGCCAAGGCCGAGATGGACATCAACTACTTCGGCCTGCTGCGCCTCGCGCAGGAGTTCGGCCCGGCGCTCAAGGGCCGCTCGGCCGATGGCGCGACGGGCGCCACGGCCTGGGTCAACCTGCTGTCGATCTATGCGCTCAGCAACTTTCCGCCGCACGGCACCTTCAGTGCCTCGAAGGCGGCGGCGCATTCGCTCGCCCAGTGTCTCCGCGCCGAAATGCGGCCCGCGGGCATCCGCGTGATCAACGTGTTTCCGGGCCCCATCGACGACGAATGGAACCAGCACACGCCGCCGCCCAAGCTGGCGCCCACCGCGTTGGCGAACGCCATCGTCAAGGCGCTGCGCGATGGCGTCGAGGACGTGTACCCCGGCGACGTGGCGCAGGAATGGCTGGAGCGTTGGCGCGAAAACCCCAAGGTGCTCGAACGCGAACTGGCCGCAGGCGGCTGA
- a CDS encoding SDR family oxidoreductase has protein sequence MSDTPKVAAVTGGSAGIGKAICEDLLAQGYEVVSLARRKAEIDHPKLHSIEVDLSDRAATGEAMRELVGRFAPTTIVHNAGVIRAALLPEVKLDDLDALVDLHLGCAIQLVQAALPAMRAQRFGRVVLLSSRAALGLATRTSYSATKAGMLGMARTWALELAADGITVNVVAPGPIRTDMFYDVVEAGSEKERALAVSVPVKRLGESADVARAVRFFADPSSSFITGQVLYVCGGTSVGSLAL, from the coding sequence GTGAGCGATACGCCCAAAGTCGCAGCCGTCACCGGCGGCAGCGCCGGCATCGGCAAGGCGATCTGCGAAGACCTGCTCGCCCAGGGCTACGAGGTGGTCTCGCTCGCACGCCGCAAGGCTGAGATCGATCATCCGAAGCTGCACAGCATCGAGGTCGACCTGAGCGACCGCGCGGCCACCGGCGAAGCGATGCGCGAACTGGTCGGGCGCTTTGCGCCGACCACCATCGTCCACAACGCGGGCGTGATCCGCGCCGCGCTGCTGCCTGAAGTGAAGCTCGACGACCTCGATGCGCTGGTCGACCTGCACCTGGGTTGCGCGATCCAGCTCGTGCAGGCCGCATTGCCAGCGATGCGCGCACAGCGCTTCGGCCGCGTGGTGCTGCTGTCGTCGCGCGCCGCGCTGGGGCTTGCCACGCGCACCAGCTACTCCGCGACCAAGGCCGGCATGCTGGGCATGGCGCGCACCTGGGCGCTCGAGCTCGCGGCGGATGGCATCACGGTGAACGTGGTGGCACCCGGCCCCATTCGCACCGACATGTTCTACGACGTGGTCGAGGCCGGCAGCGAGAAGGAACGCGCGCTCGCGGTCTCCGTGCCGGTCAAGCGCCTCGGTGAATCGGCCGACGTGGCGCGCGCGGTGCGCTTCTTTGCCGACCCGTCCAGCAGCTTCATCACCGGACAGGTCCTCTACGTCTGCGGCGGCACCAGCGTCGGCAGCCTCGCTCTCTAG
- a CDS encoding ABC transporter substrate-binding protein produces MKVLNRIRALAGIAMGLGALGAAGVSWAADLKVGFITSLSGPVSSLGIPYEKGMKAAIAYKSEVGGRKIQLVQLDDASDPSTAARNARKMIDEDKVDVIIGTAGSPGALAIAGVARETKTPLISIANANLPGEEGAWMVTLPQPAPLMVSAVVDRMKKSGVKTVGYIGFSDAWGDLVYDALQKSAEPAGIKIVSNERYARADSSVTGQVLKIVALRPDAVITGTSGTPGALPYLALAERGYKGQIYGMHALINPDFVRVGGASVEGLLAPTGPVIVAEQLPNENPIRKVSMDFRAAYQKANGAPPTDAFSAYSFDAWLLYLDAAQRALATKAEPGTPQFRLALRDAIVSTKELVGTHSVYNFKPTDRYGSDERSRVVVKLEKGQWKLVP; encoded by the coding sequence ATGAAAGTCCTCAACCGAATCCGTGCCCTTGCAGGCATTGCCATGGGCCTGGGCGCGCTGGGCGCCGCGGGCGTCTCGTGGGCGGCCGATCTCAAGGTCGGTTTCATCACGTCGCTGTCGGGCCCGGTGTCGTCGCTCGGCATTCCCTACGAGAAGGGCATGAAGGCAGCCATCGCGTACAAGTCGGAAGTGGGCGGGCGCAAGATCCAGCTGGTGCAGCTGGACGATGCGTCGGACCCTTCGACCGCCGCGCGCAACGCCCGCAAGATGATCGACGAGGACAAGGTCGACGTCATCATCGGCACGGCAGGATCGCCTGGCGCGCTGGCCATTGCCGGCGTGGCGCGCGAAACCAAGACGCCGCTGATTTCCATCGCCAACGCCAACCTGCCGGGCGAAGAGGGTGCGTGGATGGTCACGCTGCCGCAGCCGGCGCCGCTGATGGTGAGCGCGGTGGTCGATCGCATGAAGAAGTCGGGCGTCAAGACGGTCGGCTACATCGGCTTCTCCGATGCCTGGGGCGACCTGGTGTACGACGCGCTGCAAAAGAGCGCGGAGCCCGCGGGTATCAAGATCGTCTCGAACGAACGCTACGCGCGCGCCGATTCGTCGGTGACGGGCCAGGTGCTGAAGATCGTGGCGCTGCGCCCCGATGCGGTGATCACCGGCACCTCGGGCACGCCCGGCGCGCTGCCCTACCTGGCGCTTGCGGAGCGCGGCTACAAGGGCCAGATCTACGGCATGCATGCGCTCATCAACCCGGACTTCGTGCGCGTGGGCGGAGCCTCGGTCGAAGGCCTGCTCGCCCCCACCGGCCCGGTGATCGTGGCCGAGCAGCTGCCCAACGAGAACCCGATCCGCAAGGTGTCGATGGACTTCCGCGCGGCCTACCAGAAGGCCAACGGCGCACCGCCGACCGATGCCTTCTCTGCCTACAGCTTCGACGCGTGGCTCCTGTACCTGGACGCGGCACAGCGCGCGCTGGCCACCAAGGCCGAGCCCGGCACACCGCAGTTCCGCCTGGCGCTGCGCGACGCGATCGTGAGCACCAAGGAGCTCGTGGGCACGCACAGCGTCTACAACTTCAAGCCGACCGATCGGTACGGGTCGGACGAGCGTTCGCGCGTGGTCGTGAAGCTTGAAAAAGGCCAATGGAAGCTGGTTCCCTGA
- a CDS encoding ABC transporter substrate-binding protein, translating into MKNLTRILGATAVALAAAQAMAADLKIGFISSLSGPVAALGVPYEKGIRAAIAEHPEIGGRKVQLIVLDDASDPTTAGRNARKLVTEDKVDVLIGTSGVPGAMAIASVARELNTPLISPTPVTIPGPEGAWTVTVSQPFPLMVAGVVDRMQKSGVKTVAFIGFSDALGDLAYDSLVKSADKAGITVVANERYARSDSSVAGQVLKIVASRPDAVFAGNSGTPGALPYIALAERGYKGRIYGTHGLINADFVRVGGASIEGLQVPSGPVLVADQLPDSNPIKKVSMAFRNAYQKVNGAVPTDAFSSYTYDAYLLLADAASRAKGEPGTPQYRTALRDAIVATRELVGTHGIYTFKPDDRYGSDQRGVVIVQMTKGKWKLVP; encoded by the coding sequence ATGAAAAATCTCACTCGCATCCTGGGCGCGACAGCCGTCGCACTGGCTGCCGCCCAAGCCATGGCGGCCGATCTGAAGATCGGCTTCATCAGCTCGCTCTCCGGGCCGGTGGCCGCTCTCGGCGTGCCGTACGAGAAGGGCATTCGCGCGGCCATTGCCGAGCATCCGGAGATCGGCGGCCGCAAAGTGCAGCTGATCGTGCTCGACGACGCGTCGGATCCCACCACCGCGGGGCGCAATGCGCGCAAGCTGGTGACCGAAGACAAGGTCGACGTGCTCATCGGTACGTCTGGCGTGCCGGGCGCGATGGCCATTGCCTCGGTGGCGCGCGAACTCAACACGCCGCTGATCTCGCCGACGCCGGTCACCATCCCGGGCCCCGAAGGGGCATGGACGGTGACGGTGTCGCAGCCGTTCCCGTTGATGGTCGCGGGCGTGGTCGACCGCATGCAGAAGTCGGGCGTGAAGACGGTGGCCTTCATCGGCTTCTCGGACGCGCTGGGCGACCTGGCCTACGACTCGCTGGTGAAGAGCGCCGACAAGGCGGGCATCACGGTGGTGGCCAACGAGCGCTATGCGCGCAGCGACTCCTCGGTGGCCGGGCAGGTGCTGAAGATCGTCGCCAGCCGCCCCGACGCGGTGTTTGCCGGCAACTCCGGCACGCCGGGCGCGCTGCCCTATATCGCGCTGGCGGAACGTGGCTACAAGGGCAGGATCTACGGCACGCACGGGCTCATCAATGCCGACTTCGTGCGCGTGGGCGGTGCGTCCATCGAAGGCCTCCAGGTGCCCAGCGGCCCGGTGCTGGTGGCCGACCAGCTGCCCGACAGCAACCCGATCAAGAAGGTGTCGATGGCCTTCCGCAACGCCTACCAGAAGGTGAACGGTGCGGTGCCGACGGATGCCTTCTCGTCCTACACCTACGACGCCTACCTGCTGCTGGCCGATGCCGCTTCGCGCGCCAAGGGCGAGCCGGGCACGCCGCAGTACCGCACCGCGCTGCGCGACGCCATCGTGGCCACCCGCGAGCTGGTGGGCACGCACGGCATCTACACCTTCAAGCCCGACGACCGCTACGGGTCCGACCAGCGCGGCGTGGTGATCGTGCAGATGACCAAGGGCAAGTGGAAGCTGGTGCCCTGA